From Actinopolymorpha cephalotaxi, one genomic window encodes:
- a CDS encoding carbon-nitrogen hydrolase family protein — protein MRIALLQFSATLDKERNLAEIGRLARSVSGDRAAERPAVVVCPEASMCDFGPADTVLAEYAEPLDGPFVRGLADLAAELGAVIVAGMFERVADDPGRAYNTLVVVRPDGSLAATYRKIHLYDAFGYRESDRLVAGEPEPVTVPVGDHRLGLLTCYDLRFPEFARALVDAGADVLVVPAAWMHGPLKEDHWVTLARARAIENTSYVAASGQCGPAYSGHSMLVDPMGVVVTSLGEQVGVAAGDVDAERLAQARTRNPTLRHRKFTVSPQK, from the coding sequence GTGCGCATCGCCCTGCTGCAGTTCTCCGCCACGCTGGACAAGGAACGCAACCTCGCCGAGATCGGGCGCCTCGCCAGGTCCGTCTCCGGCGACCGCGCCGCCGAACGGCCCGCCGTCGTGGTGTGTCCCGAGGCGAGCATGTGCGACTTCGGCCCGGCCGACACCGTGCTCGCGGAGTACGCCGAGCCGCTGGACGGCCCGTTCGTACGAGGTCTCGCCGACCTCGCCGCCGAGCTCGGCGCGGTCATCGTGGCGGGCATGTTCGAGCGCGTCGCCGACGACCCGGGCCGGGCGTACAACACGCTCGTGGTCGTACGGCCGGACGGTTCGCTCGCCGCGACCTACCGCAAGATCCACCTGTACGACGCGTTCGGCTACCGCGAGTCCGACCGGCTGGTGGCCGGTGAGCCGGAGCCGGTCACCGTCCCCGTCGGCGACCACCGGCTCGGCCTGCTCACCTGTTACGACCTTCGGTTCCCGGAGTTCGCGAGGGCGCTGGTCGACGCCGGGGCGGACGTCCTGGTGGTGCCGGCCGCCTGGATGCACGGCCCGCTGAAGGAGGACCACTGGGTCACGCTGGCGCGGGCCCGGGCGATCGAGAACACGAGCTATGTCGCCGCCTCCGGGCAGTGTGGTCCGGCGTACTCCGGGCACAGCATGCTGGTCGATCCGATGGGTGTCGTGGTGACGTCCCTGGGCGAGCAGGTGGGTGTGGCGGCCGGCGACGTCGACGCCGAACGCCTGGCGCAGGCGCGCACGCGCAACCCCACGCTGCGGCACCGCAAGTTCACTGTCAGTCCGCAGAAGTGA
- a CDS encoding WecB/TagA/CpsF family glycosyltransferase — MAVTSVSRRLRVLGVPVDAVDMQGTLNWVEERVASRESGTHLCVNAANVVRAHDDPDYLAVLERGDLIGSDGQPFVWAARALGQPLPERVAGIDLMEQVLDRSRETGWRVYLLGGRDEVVRRLAGQLSARGVRIVGHRDGYFGPDDATRVWDEVRSADPDVVFVGMPTPSKEHFIIEGAHQARVPVCIGVGGSFDVLAGDLRRAPAYMQRLGLEWLFRLLQEPRRLFTRYAVTNTRFLALVLRAMVRRTRTARG, encoded by the coding sequence ATGGCCGTGACGAGCGTGAGTCGTCGGCTACGAGTGCTCGGAGTGCCGGTCGACGCCGTCGACATGCAGGGCACGTTGAACTGGGTCGAGGAGCGGGTCGCCAGCCGCGAGAGCGGCACCCACCTGTGCGTCAACGCGGCGAACGTCGTGCGCGCGCACGACGACCCCGACTACCTCGCCGTCCTCGAGCGCGGTGACCTGATCGGATCGGACGGCCAGCCGTTCGTCTGGGCCGCCCGCGCCCTCGGCCAGCCGCTGCCGGAGCGGGTCGCCGGGATCGACCTGATGGAGCAGGTGCTCGACCGCTCCCGGGAGACCGGTTGGCGGGTCTACCTGCTCGGCGGCCGCGACGAGGTGGTCCGCCGGCTGGCCGGTCAGCTCAGTGCCCGGGGCGTGCGCATCGTCGGTCACCGCGACGGCTACTTCGGCCCCGACGACGCCACCCGCGTGTGGGACGAGGTGCGGTCGGCCGACCCGGACGTGGTTTTCGTCGGGATGCCGACCCCCTCCAAGGAGCACTTCATCATCGAGGGCGCCCACCAGGCCCGGGTGCCGGTGTGCATCGGCGTGGGCGGCAGCTTCGACGTGCTGGCCGGCGACCTGCGCCGGGCGCCGGCGTACATGCAGCGGCTGGGACTGGAGTGGTTGTTCCGGCTGCTGCAGGAGCCCCGCCGGCTGTTCACGCGGTACGCCGTGACCAACACGAGGTTCCTCGCCCTGGTCCTGCGGGCGATGGTGCGCCGGACCCGGACCGCGCGCGGCTGA
- a CDS encoding CynX/NimT family MFS transporter, with the protein MESGHTRAYAGGALVTLAEERPPAQPAVPAQSAPARGGWPAWLLLAAVVLLAFNLRPAVSGLGAVLDELSADLGVSAVVAGVLTTLPVLSFAAFGAMAPGWSRRFGSRRVLAAALAAVVVGQLVRVLVPSVPVFLLATTVALAGMAAGNVLVPAFVKAYFPGRVGLATAAYTTSMAIGTTVPAALTVPIAHAFGGWRFGLGSWALAGAVALLPWLVLARHRGVVARPAGPGSTATRHESLWSVGRSPLAWSLAGYFGLQSLQAYAAFGWLPQIFRDAGVDAAHAGLLLAILPLVGVPLSLLFPSLAARLADQRPLVWACGAAYVVGYVGLLLAPASGAVAWAVLLGLGGGAFPLTLTMIGLRSRSHDVTARLSGFTQSVGYLIAACGPLAMGALFDVTGGWTVPIGLLLVLVVPQVATGLMAARARYVDDELAAADATEATDATHAADAAGKVGG; encoded by the coding sequence GTGGAGTCCGGCCACACCCGTGCCTACGCCGGCGGCGCGCTGGTGACGCTGGCCGAGGAGCGGCCACCCGCGCAGCCGGCCGTCCCGGCACAGTCGGCCCCGGCCCGCGGCGGCTGGCCCGCCTGGCTGCTCCTCGCCGCCGTCGTCCTCCTCGCCTTCAACCTCCGCCCCGCCGTCTCCGGCCTCGGTGCGGTCCTGGACGAGCTGAGCGCGGACCTCGGCGTCTCCGCCGTCGTGGCCGGCGTCCTGACCACGCTGCCGGTGCTGAGCTTCGCCGCGTTCGGTGCGATGGCGCCCGGCTGGTCGCGCCGGTTCGGTTCCCGGCGGGTGCTGGCCGCCGCGCTCGCCGCCGTGGTGGTAGGGCAGCTGGTACGCGTGCTCGTCCCGTCGGTGCCGGTGTTCCTGCTGGCCACGACGGTGGCGCTGGCCGGGATGGCGGCCGGGAACGTCCTCGTACCCGCGTTCGTCAAGGCGTACTTCCCGGGCCGGGTGGGCCTGGCCACCGCCGCGTACACCACGTCGATGGCCATCGGAACCACGGTGCCGGCCGCGCTGACCGTGCCGATCGCGCACGCGTTCGGCGGCTGGCGGTTCGGCCTCGGCTCCTGGGCGCTGGCCGGTGCGGTGGCGCTGCTGCCGTGGCTGGTGCTGGCCCGCCACCGGGGCGTGGTGGCACGGCCCGCCGGGCCGGGGAGCACGGCGACCCGGCACGAGTCGCTGTGGTCGGTCGGCCGCTCGCCGCTGGCCTGGTCGCTGGCGGGGTACTTCGGGTTGCAGTCGCTGCAGGCGTACGCCGCGTTCGGCTGGCTGCCGCAGATCTTCCGGGATGCCGGGGTGGACGCCGCGCACGCGGGGCTGCTGCTTGCGATCCTCCCGCTGGTGGGCGTACCCCTGTCCCTGCTCTTCCCGTCGCTGGCCGCCCGGCTGGCCGACCAGCGGCCGCTGGTGTGGGCGTGCGGCGCGGCGTACGTCGTCGGTTACGTCGGGCTGTTGCTCGCACCCGCCTCCGGGGCGGTCGCCTGGGCCGTCCTGCTCGGCCTGGGCGGAGGCGCGTTCCCGCTGACGCTGACGATGATCGGGCTGCGCTCGCGGTCCCACGACGTGACGGCGCGACTGTCCGGCTTCACCCAGAGCGTGGGCTACCTGATCGCGGCCTGCGGACCGCTGGCGATGGGCGCGTTGTTCGACGTGACCGGCGGGTGGACGGTGCCGATCGGGCTGCTGCTGGTGCTGGTGGTGCCGCAGGTGGCGACCGGCCTGATGGCTGCCCGGGCGAGGTACGTCGACGACGAGCTGGCCGCCGCGGACGCGACCGAGGCGACGGACGCGACGCACGCCGCGGACGCCGCGGGGAAGGTCGGCGGCTGA
- a CDS encoding DegT/DnrJ/EryC1/StrS family aminotransferase, with the protein MTATRPTTDADRPALLGGSPVRTNGFPAWPPANDAAVRAVTEVAKAGVWSSVDGPVKTEFERAFADHHGARHGLAVCNGTIALEIALKALGIGSGDEVIVPGYTFLATATAVLGVNALPVFADVDPEYVCLDPDAVEAAITPRTKAIIPVHLAGHPADLDRLTDLAVKHGLALIEDAAHAHGARWRGRGVGSFGTFGCWSFQASKNMTAGEGGMVVTSDDELADRAWSFHHCGRSRAGAWYDHGILGGNYRLTEFQSAILLAQLADLDEQVARREHSARILDEGLSRIDGLSPLARDPRCTTHGYHLYQFLYDPQAFGGLPRERFTAALNAEGIPCSPGYGVPLDRQGVFAQRRFDQRATGFDPAYAATDYGRLDLPETERFCADLVWIPQQVLLGSDADQADIVTAAEKLSAAAGTLVEAT; encoded by the coding sequence ATGACAGCGACCAGGCCGACGACCGACGCCGACCGGCCGGCCCTGCTCGGCGGCAGCCCCGTACGCACCAACGGCTTTCCAGCCTGGCCGCCGGCGAACGACGCGGCCGTGCGCGCGGTCACCGAGGTCGCGAAGGCCGGGGTCTGGTCGTCCGTCGACGGCCCGGTGAAGACGGAGTTCGAGCGGGCGTTCGCGGACCACCACGGCGCGCGGCACGGCCTGGCCGTCTGCAACGGGACGATCGCGCTGGAGATCGCGCTGAAGGCCCTCGGCATCGGCAGCGGCGACGAGGTGATCGTGCCCGGCTACACGTTCCTCGCCACCGCGACGGCGGTGCTCGGCGTGAACGCGCTGCCGGTGTTCGCCGACGTCGACCCGGAGTACGTCTGCCTGGACCCGGACGCGGTCGAGGCCGCGATCACCCCGCGGACGAAGGCGATCATCCCGGTGCACCTGGCCGGGCACCCGGCAGACCTGGACCGGCTCACCGACCTCGCTGTCAAGCACGGGTTGGCACTGATCGAGGACGCCGCGCACGCGCACGGGGCGCGCTGGCGGGGGCGGGGCGTCGGGTCGTTCGGCACCTTCGGCTGCTGGTCGTTCCAGGCCAGCAAGAACATGACCGCGGGCGAGGGCGGGATGGTGGTGACCAGCGACGACGAGCTCGCCGACCGCGCGTGGAGCTTCCACCACTGCGGGCGTTCGCGGGCCGGCGCGTGGTACGACCACGGAATCCTCGGTGGCAACTACCGGTTGACGGAGTTCCAGAGCGCGATCCTGCTGGCCCAGCTCGCCGACCTGGACGAGCAGGTGGCCCGCCGCGAACACAGCGCCCGCATTCTCGACGAGGGGCTGTCCCGGATCGACGGGCTCAGCCCGCTCGCCCGCGACCCGCGGTGCACGACGCACGGCTATCACCTCTACCAGTTCTTGTACGACCCGCAGGCGTTCGGCGGGCTGCCGCGCGAGCGCTTCACCGCCGCCCTGAACGCCGAGGGCATTCCGTGCAGCCCCGGTTACGGCGTACCGCTGGATCGGCAGGGCGTGTTCGCCCAGCGCCGCTTCGACCAGCGTGCGACCGGCTTCGACCCCGCCTACGCGGCGACCGACTACGGCCGGCTCGACCTGCCGGAGACCGAACGGTTCTGCGCCGACCTGGTGTGGATTCCGCAGCAGGTCCTCCTCGGCTCCGACGCCGACCAGGCCGATATCGTCACCGCGGCGGAGAAGCTGTCGGCAGCGGCCGGCACCCTGGTGGAGGCGACGTGA